From Vidua macroura isolate BioBank_ID:100142 chromosome 5, ASM2450914v1, whole genome shotgun sequence, the proteins below share one genomic window:
- the LGALS2 gene encoding galectin-2 isoform X1, whose amino-acid sequence MDRHCLVDEPPLALCLVRVTQMDSACLKDSCKSSELSNLPGSVLEAMRNTLKGLHKNYSGNKVNWMRPTIKKPKAQKDHWEAARSMEGNIEILNLNMKPGNTLKVKGKISADTVGFSINLGCSSRDLAFHFNPRFNESVIVCNSKCSDSWQTEHRDRHLPFFRGCTVKFFIEMLSDKFRVKLPDGHEVCFPNRHGYRNINYISIMGGLKIISFKLS is encoded by the exons ATGGATAGACATTGTCTTG tggatgAGCCACCATTGGCATTGTGCCTCGTGCGTGTGACTCAGATGGATTCTGCTTGTCTGAAAGATTCCTGCAAGTCCTCAGAGTTGTCCAACCTGCCTGGCTCAGTGCTGGAAGCCATGAGAAACACTCTGAAA GGACTGCATAAGAATTATTCAGGAAATAAAGTGAACTGGATGAGACCCACCATCAAGAAGCCCAAGGCACAGAAGGACCATTGGGAGGCTGCTAGATCCATGGAG GGAAATATTGAAATCTTAAACCTGAATATGAAGCCTGGGAACACCCTGAAGGTGAAGGGCAAAATATCTGCTGATACTGTTGG CTTCAGCATCAATCTTGGCTGCAGCTCAAGAGATCTGGCATTTCACTTCAATCCCCGCTTCAATGAGTCTGTCATCGTCTGTAACTCCAAGTGCTCCGATTCCTGGCAGACGGAACATCGTGACCGCCACCTCCCTTTCTTCAGGGGTTGCACTGTCAAG ttcTTCATTGAAATGCTGTCAGACAAATTCCGTGTGAAACTGCCGGATGGTCATGAAGTGTGCTTCCCCAACCGGCACGGCTACCGCAATATCAACTACATAAGCATCATGGGAGgcttaaagatcatctccttCAAGCTGAGCTGA
- the LGALS2 gene encoding galectin-2 isoform X2, translated as MDSACLKDSCKSSELSNLPGSVLEAMRNTLKGLHKNYSGNKVNWMRPTIKKPKAQKDHWEAARSMEGNIEILNLNMKPGNTLKVKGKISADTVGFSINLGCSSRDLAFHFNPRFNESVIVCNSKCSDSWQTEHRDRHLPFFRGCTVKFFIEMLSDKFRVKLPDGHEVCFPNRHGYRNINYISIMGGLKIISFKLS; from the exons ATGGATTCTGCTTGTCTGAAAGATTCCTGCAAGTCCTCAGAGTTGTCCAACCTGCCTGGCTCAGTGCTGGAAGCCATGAGAAACACTCTGAAA GGACTGCATAAGAATTATTCAGGAAATAAAGTGAACTGGATGAGACCCACCATCAAGAAGCCCAAGGCACAGAAGGACCATTGGGAGGCTGCTAGATCCATGGAG GGAAATATTGAAATCTTAAACCTGAATATGAAGCCTGGGAACACCCTGAAGGTGAAGGGCAAAATATCTGCTGATACTGTTGG CTTCAGCATCAATCTTGGCTGCAGCTCAAGAGATCTGGCATTTCACTTCAATCCCCGCTTCAATGAGTCTGTCATCGTCTGTAACTCCAAGTGCTCCGATTCCTGGCAGACGGAACATCGTGACCGCCACCTCCCTTTCTTCAGGGGTTGCACTGTCAAG ttcTTCATTGAAATGCTGTCAGACAAATTCCGTGTGAAACTGCCGGATGGTCATGAAGTGTGCTTCCCCAACCGGCACGGCTACCGCAATATCAACTACATAAGCATCATGGGAGgcttaaagatcatctccttCAAGCTGAGCTGA
- the CDC42EP1 gene encoding cdc42 effector protein 1, whose translation MSLGKLPVLSWVSGSHGKRRLKSELTPDMISPPLGDFRHTMHVGRGGDVFGDTSFLSNHGGADTAKPNNFFARTLRHVRRSPLKRRGSGGQVGASPAPPAISPIIKNAVSLPQLNESMYDGGSGGRGLTSKFSFKSASNSFSKTHQAYGLESGFCTIPRVPRLEKAQESICPGEDELDRSDSLLSFRLDLGPSLMSELLQVMSFSETNGSEVGEDGPHLLCEEGTKDRVPPAVLASHEEDKAAPSFWDHSRQSNLSGASSLPGLSVHANGEAHAIEGAGANSVWASGPGAVSRGSPWQGQWNDCTIEAGEFDRATQVLARHYGGTSTPRSSEKGEGPRQARTQTPWESPSSSLWGSQVTRESQSPEASWNQGEEEEETKLSSLQESYSGARGGRSNSFEYADEEEEEDDEVKV comes from the exons ATGAGCCTGGGGAAGCTGCCAGTGCTCAGCTGGGTGTCAGGCTCCCACGGCAAGCGGCGGCTGAAGTCAGAGCTGACGCCGGACATGATCAGCCCGCCGCTGGGCGACTTCCGGCATACCATGCACGTGGGGCGCGGCGGGGACGTCTTTGGGGACACCTCTTTCCTTAGCAACCACGGCGGGGCTGACACGGCCAAACCCAACAACTTCTTCGCCCGGACGCTGCGGCACGTCCGCCGGAGCCCGCTGAAGAGACGGGGCAGTGGGGGCCAGGTGGGGGCCTCGCCCGCCCCCCCGGCCATCTCGCCCATTATCAAGAACGCCGTGTCGCTGCCACAGCTCAATGAGAGCATGTATGATGGAGGCAGCGGTGGCCGGGGCTTGACCAGCAAATTCTCCTTCAAAAGTGCCTCCAACAGCTTCTCCAAAACACACCAGGCCTATG GGCTGGAGTCTGGATTTTGTACCATCCCCCGTGTCCCTCGTTTGGAAAAGGCCCAAGAGAGCATCTGTCCTGGGGAAGATGAGCTGGATCGCTCCGACTCCCTGCTGTCCTTCCGCCTAGACCTGGGGCCCTCCCTGATGAGCGAGCTCCTCCAGGTGATGAGCTTCTCTGAAACCAATGGGAGCGAGGTGGGGGAGGATGGCCCACACCTCCTGTGTGAAGAGGGGACCAAGGACAGGGTCCCTCCAGCAGTGCTTGCATCCCACGAAGAGGACAAGGCAGCACCCAGCTTCTGGGACCACTCCAGGCAGAGCAACCTGTCAGGGGCCAGCTCACTGCCGGGTCTGTCGGTCCATGCCAACGGAGAGGCACATGCCATTGAAGGCGCCGGAGCGAACTCTGTCTGGGCTTCGGGGCCAGGGGCAGTGTCCAGAGGGTCCCCATGGCAAGGCCAGTGGAACGACTGCACCATTGAAGCTGGAGAATTTGACCGAGCAACCCAGGTCCTGGCCCGCCATTACGGTGGAACCAGCACCCCACGGAGCTCGGAGAAGGGCGAGGGTCCCCGGCAGGCCCGGACACAGACCCCGTGGgagagccccagcagcagcttgtgGGGGTCACAAGTGACAAGGGAGAGCCAGTCCCCCGAGGCCAGCTGGAAccaaggagaggaggaggaggagaccaAGCTCTCCAGCCTGCAGGAAAGCTACAGTGGTGCCCGAGGGGGGCGCAGCAATTCCTTCGAGTATGCcgatgaggaggaggaagaggacgATGAAGTCAAGGTGTGA